CGCGAACTATAATAAACTTGTACCCACTGATTTAAATGGCTTTATCGTCCTTTCAAAAAAAGATGAATGTGTTATAGTGGAGCCAACGAAGGAAAAACAGTAATTGTTAAACCACAAATAAATATGAAATATATTATTATCATACTCTGTCTACTGTGCGGCTCTCTCGCAAATGCGCAGGATTGTCAAAATATCAAAGATTCAGGCGACGGCATTCCAGCACCATATTTCCGCCATAAATGCGAAGGCGAAAAGGCATTGAAAGCCAAACAGTATGATAAGGCAGTAGCTGAATTTAAACAGGCATTATCAATTAAATTTCACGAATCTCCAAATTATGAATTAAATGTTGATCTCGCGAAAACCTTGTGCAAACTTGGCAGGAAAGATGAAGCTAAGAGAATTATTCGAGAGTTTAACTGCATGGCTGCAGTCGACTTGGGGGAATTAGAATGTTATGACAAAGAAGGGAAGCCTAGTTCAAAATTAACACAAAAATGCTTTGATGAAATGTGTATCATAGCACTTGGGCTCACGCCTGAAGGTAAAGCTAATTTGCTGAAGCGAAGAGAAAGGATGAAGCAAATCGAAATCGAATGCAAATAGGCTTAACATGTCACTTCATGGGATCGGCGGGAAACGGCCCCGCCTCCTCATGAGCTCAAGCGTTCGGCAGCAGTGATAAAAAAGGATAAATTAAAATGATTATTGAAAAGTCATTCAGTTTCTCGCTCACAAAAGCAAATATAAAAGACAAGTCTGTAAATGGTAAACTTTACGGCTCTGATGATATTGCGATTATCTTTTCCAACATGGATACAAATGAGCAGAATGAATGGAATCCAA
This is a stretch of genomic DNA from Nitrospirota bacterium. It encodes these proteins:
- a CDS encoding tetratricopeptide repeat protein; the protein is MCYSGANEGKTVIVKPQINMKYIIIILCLLCGSLANAQDCQNIKDSGDGIPAPYFRHKCEGEKALKAKQYDKAVAEFKQALSIKFHESPNYELNVDLAKTLCKLGRKDEAKRIIREFNCMAAVDLGELECYDKEGKPSSKLTQKCFDEMCIIALGLTPEGKANLLKRRERMKQIEIECK